A region of Antedon mediterranea chromosome 8, ecAntMedi1.1, whole genome shotgun sequence DNA encodes the following proteins:
- the LOC140057629 gene encoding uncharacterized protein, with the protein MTRQSDYYHQWSHYIDQTGCIRTLTNIMEFYILFYISVCFLYEVYGYNITYVQQDTDSECWQRVSHNGGIIFSHPGHHSYAENTDCKVTLVAKPGLKIAIRFDSFDITDSHNCYQDELLVYDGPALSSLRLTGTMKGLCGRTMPEAFKYLVSTGNEMTIRFITGDVLSKSIGFTVIYSTVYPDDQSEDCFPCSEGDMCIHKDLKCDGLPNCKDGSDELRQSCYPPTTKETTIIDNGWNSWMGTAFGVAVAFGIFFVVIIILIVCISCGCSEPENRAEVSDTHSYESAIEPMIISAKPRNLSPGCRLSAYSMHQPLTSQLPTLGLADRHVELSNVLLPPIRQQMLYLPESTIGLLHQHCVALPPEHA; encoded by the exons ATGACCAGGCAATCAGACTATTATCATCAGTGGTCACATTACATTGATCAAACAGGTTGTATACGAACACTCACAAACATCATggaattttatatattattttatatctcTGTATGTTTTCTTTACGAAGTTTATGGATACAATATAA CATATGTTCAACAAGACACGGATAGCGAATGCTGGCAAAGAGTTTCACACAATGGCGGTATCATCTTCTCACACCCAGGCCACCATAGTTACGCAGAAAACACCGATTGTAAGGTAACATTAGTGGCAAAGCCAGGCCTGAAAATAGCAATACGGTTCGACAGTTTTGACATCACTGACTCTCACAATTGTTACCAGGACGAACTCTTAGTTTATGATGGCCCAGCTCTTTCAAGTTTGAGGTTAACAGGCACTATGAAAGGTCTTTGTGGACGCACCATGCCAGAGGCGTTTAAGTACCTCGTCAGTACGGGAAATGAGATGACAATACGTTTTATTACTGGTGATGTTTTGTCGAAGAGTATTGGTTTTACTGTTATTTACTCTACTGTGTATCCAGATGACCAATCTGAAG atTGTTTCCCGTGCAGTGAAGGTGATATGTGCATTCATAAGGACCTGAAATGCGACGGTCTTCCTAATTGTAAAGATGGAAGTGATGAATTAAGACAGTCATGCTATC ccCCTACAACTAAAGAAACTACAATAATTGACAATGGTTGGAATTCGTGGATGGGCACAGCATTCGGTGTTGCAGTAGCATTCGGCATATTcttcgtcgtcatcatcattttaATCGTCTGTATTTCTTGCGGCTGTAGCGAACCTGAAAATCGTGCAGAAGTTAGCGACACACACAGCTACGAGTCTGCCATCGAACCGATGATCATATCGGCCAAACCTCGTAATTTATCTCCTGGGTGTAGGCTTAGTGCCTACAGTATGCACCAACCATTAACTTCACAGTTGCCTACGTTAGGTCTAGCAGACAGACATGTTGAATTATCAAATGTATTATTACCACCAATTCGGCAACAAATGCTTTATTTACCAGAAAGCACAATAGGATTACTTCATCAACATTGTGTTGCGCTTCCACCAGAACACGCATAA
- the LOC140056987 gene encoding uncharacterized protein: protein MVSTDMATEKLGRPQKQFDVFVRLPTGMTSPVTVRYDMTIFELKSMIEFTFGVPLEMQKLWYRQHLLCNDDETLRMCIIIPGMNITVAYPYGWEELIEASLSGDTKSVINDIYHHFDKSIIARRRFIALFISSQKGFGFLVERMLSDGVNPNTQTKTGRTALHIASVTGMMNCVRLLLQHHASVDIRDLYGFTPQELADRSGQTEVEAKLIQFRHIKNKWDSKTVTRQLPWPLAKNFPRSKLAQSVTPVIELQRLCISPGPEEISMYPLPGQRPRSAFVKASPKVLLNPRCSPTVNVGIGLHGRNLIKHGNGDTVRHNSITKVKHIPKSAPTEIQSLTEKAPSENLTGLEKIDCGVVTFQAWSCAKETSTELSTTDLSDSELSKTTYRITGDLSLVEQEKEQSRIRKAVQPKFISEKDLFQMKYGKKRATDEENEQAFQQWLSLKQQDAKDEQLIRKVRKMLNQVTEVKVEETKESPKEESCLSVNEKAFESWLKKKKKAEIMKRQQENQRAKEYKHCQINRQGKTFEDWVKEKNTKLKSTIRKQEANMPTTHDVNRTEVFQHWLKKKQELELERLKARRPHSAASGFSNDNLPMRRRVRIQSAHPRLKTR, encoded by the exons ATGGTATCAACTGATATGGCGACTGAAAAGCTAGGACGTCCTCAGAAACAATTCGACGTGTTTGTCCGTCTACCGACTGGAATGACGTCCCCTGTGACTGTCCGATACGACATGACGATCTTCGAATTAAAGTCAATGATAGAGTTCACGTTCGGAGTTCCTTTAGAAATGCAGAAATTATGGTATAGACAACATCTACTGTGCAACGACGATGAGACACTACGTATGTGTATTATCATTCCTGGTATGAATATTACAGTTGCCTATCCGTACGGCTGGGAAGAGTTGATAGAAGCGTCATTGTCCGGGGATACGAAATCGGTAATCAATGATATCTACCACCACTTCGATAAATCGATCATCGCACGTAGAAGATTCATTGCTTTGTTTATTAGTTCGCAAAAAGGATTTGGCTTTTTAGTTGAGAG AATGTTATCAGACGGCGTAAACCCTAATACGCAGACTAAAACTGGACGTACGGCTTTGCACATCGCCAGTGTCACGGGTATGATGAATTGCGTCCGCCTACTTCTACAACACCATGCTTCGGTCGATATCCGCGATTTATACGGATTCACACCCCAAGAATTAGCCGACAGATCTGGACAGACGGAGGTAGAAGCCAAACTAATCCAATTTCGTCATATTAAGAATAAATGGGACAGTAAAACGGTGACGAGACAATTACCTTGGCCGCTTGCTAAGAATTTTCCAAGATCTAAACTAGCACAGAGTGTTACCCCTGTGATAGAGCTTCAGAGATTATGTATTAGTCCAGGCCCTGAAGAGATTTCCATGTACCCACTGCCCGGACAACGGCCGCGTTCGGCGTTTGTGAAGGCGTCTCCAAAGGTACTTCTCAATCCTCGATGTAGCCCTACAGTAAAcgtaggcataggcctacacgGAAGAAACCTTATAAAGCACGGTAATGGAGATACTGTCAGACATAATTCAATTACTAAAGTAAAGCACATACCTAAATCGGCACCCACAGAAATACAAAGTTTGACTGAAAAGGCACCATCTGAAAACCTTACTGGTTTAGAAAA GATTGACTGCGGAGTGGTAACTTTTCAAGCCTGGAGTTGTGCTAAAGAGACTTCAACTGAACTTAGTACAACGGACCTTAGTGACAGTGAATTGTCAAAGACCACCTATCGAATTACGGGTGATCTAAGTTTGGTAGAGCAAGAAAAAGAGCAAAGTCGAATACGTAAAGCCGTACAACCGAAGTTTATTTCTGAAAAAGATCTATTTCAAATGAAATATGGAAAGAAACGAGCGACGGACGAAGAGAATGAGCAAGCATTCCAACAGTGGTTATCTCTGAAGCAACAAGATGCGAAAGATGAACAATTAATAAGAAAAGttagaaaaatgttaaatcaagTTACCGAGGTCAAAGTTGAAGAAACGAAGGAATCACCAAAAGAAGAATCATGTCTGTCAGTAAATGAAAAGGCGTTCGAGAGTTGgttgaagaaaaagaaaaaggcTGAAATAATGAAACGTCAACAAGAAAACCAACGAGCAAAGGAGTACAAACATTGTCAAATTAACAGACAGGGAAAAACGTTTGAAGACTGggttaaagaaaaaaacactaAACTAAAATCAACCATTCGAAAACAAGAGGCAAATATGCCTACAACACATGATGTAAATAGAACAGAGGTTTTTCAGCATTGGTTGAAGAAAAAACAGGAATTGGAACTAGAAAGATTAAAAGCGCGGCGGCCACACTCTGCGGCCAGTGGATTTTCAAACGACAATTTACCAATGCGTCGTAGAGTCAGAATCCAGTCGGCGCATCCTAGATTAAAAACACGGTGA